In one window of Paracoccus saliphilus DNA:
- a CDS encoding Gfo/Idh/MocA family protein: MTKQQLNVGLIGSGFMGQAHADAFRRAGMLYKDLPAVPRLYKLADASDQLAADAATRFGFETWTGDWRKLVTDPKVDVVDITSPNALHHEMALAAIAAGKHVYCEKPLSVTVAEAEEMTAAAKAAGVKTMVAFNNVKTPAAMLAKQIIDAGEIGTPMRFRGWFDQGFFNDPDLPFSWRCTRKEAGSGALGDLGSHVISVAQYLMGDIESAIAQAQTYFPTRPLPQGAANYSAKADADAPRREVENEDQIQTMIRFASGAGGTIEASRVAAGKVFGVYWEISGTEGTIIMEGERFNELKVARFGDDKRDRGFKTLLAGSQVPQFAAFFPFDFGGGGLGYFDVKVIEVHDLIAGICGQNGCDPDFAFGLQNMRIADAMERSLQSRAWETV, from the coding sequence ATGACCAAGCAACAACTCAATGTCGGCCTGATCGGATCGGGCTTCATGGGGCAGGCCCATGCCGACGCCTTCCGCCGCGCGGGCATGCTCTACAAGGATCTGCCCGCCGTGCCGCGTCTATACAAACTGGCTGACGCCAGCGACCAGCTTGCCGCCGATGCCGCCACCCGCTTCGGCTTCGAGACCTGGACCGGAGACTGGCGGAAACTCGTGACCGATCCGAAGGTGGATGTGGTCGACATCACCTCTCCGAACGCCCTGCATCACGAGATGGCTTTGGCGGCGATTGCGGCGGGTAAGCATGTCTATTGCGAAAAGCCGCTTTCCGTGACGGTGGCCGAGGCCGAAGAGATGACTGCCGCGGCCAAAGCTGCGGGCGTCAAGACAATGGTTGCCTTCAACAACGTCAAGACACCCGCCGCGATGCTGGCGAAACAGATCATCGACGCCGGAGAGATCGGCACCCCGATGCGTTTCCGCGGCTGGTTCGATCAGGGGTTCTTCAACGATCCGGATCTTCCCTTTTCATGGCGCTGCACCCGCAAGGAGGCCGGGTCCGGGGCGCTCGGCGATCTGGGCAGCCATGTCATTTCGGTCGCGCAATATCTGATGGGCGATATTGAAAGCGCGATTGCGCAGGCGCAGACCTATTTTCCGACCCGCCCCCTGCCACAGGGTGCCGCGAACTACAGCGCCAAGGCCGATGCCGACGCCCCGCGGCGTGAAGTCGAGAACGAGGATCAGATCCAGACAATGATCCGCTTTGCCAGCGGCGCCGGCGGCACGATCGAGGCATCCCGCGTCGCGGCGGGCAAGGTGTTCGGTGTCTACTGGGAAATCTCGGGCACCGAAGGAACGATCATCATGGAGGGCGAGCGCTTCAACGAGCTGAAAGTCGCACGATTTGGCGATGACAAGCGCGACCGGGGTTTCAAGACGCTGCTCGCCGGATCACAGGTGCCGCAATTCGCAGCCTTCTTCCCGTTCGATTTCGGCGGCGGCGGATTGGGCTATTTCGACGTGAAGGTGATCGAGGTCCATGATCTGATCGCCGGTATATGCGGGCAGAATGGCTGTGACCCCGATTTTGCCTTTGGTCTGCAAAACATGCGGATCGCGGATGCAATGGAACGCTCGCTGCAATCTCGCGCATGGGAGACCGTCTGA
- a CDS encoding Gfo/Idh/MocA family protein, with the protein MAFPNALPASRIPDAMQAPALRWGILGSGWIAEQFIRSVRAHTRQEIAAVGSRNLDKASAFARNWGITHAYGSYEELAADDSLDVIYVATPHNMHHVHVLLALNAGRNVLVEKPIALDHAQAAEMVAVARRKKLFLCEALWTYFLPKFDVLQQIFDAGILGEIKSVHTEYGEYFTRDHRIFNPSLAGGPLLDLGTYPISLLSKLLGPAEQMVGLKQQDPSGVHGQLSIAMANAAGNQGSMSTTLYGLTPTNAAIVGTEATIRFGSEFNLPGPFELISANGSASLHYAEPAGRHFEGLYFEAAEVARCIAEGHMEAGQRPLAATLEMMRMLDEIRRVLDISWSQ; encoded by the coding sequence ATGGCGTTTCCGAATGCCCTGCCCGCCTCGCGAATTCCCGACGCGATGCAGGCACCCGCGCTTCGCTGGGGCATCCTCGGGTCCGGCTGGATCGCCGAGCAGTTCATCCGTTCCGTCCGTGCCCATACGCGGCAGGAAATTGCAGCCGTGGGCTCCCGAAACCTGGACAAGGCCTCCGCCTTCGCCCGCAACTGGGGCATCACGCACGCATATGGCAGCTATGAGGAACTGGCCGCGGATGACAGCCTTGACGTGATCTATGTCGCCACACCACACAACATGCATCATGTTCATGTCCTGTTGGCGCTGAACGCAGGACGCAATGTGCTGGTCGAGAAGCCGATAGCGCTCGATCATGCGCAGGCTGCCGAAATGGTGGCCGTGGCCCGGCGGAAGAAATTATTCCTGTGCGAGGCGCTCTGGACCTATTTCCTGCCGAAATTCGATGTGCTGCAACAGATTTTCGATGCTGGAATCCTAGGTGAGATCAAGTCGGTTCACACGGAATATGGCGAATATTTCACCCGCGATCACCGCATTTTCAACCCGTCGCTTGCGGGCGGTCCGCTGCTTGATCTGGGAACCTACCCGATTTCACTTCTGTCAAAGCTTCTCGGACCGGCCGAGCAGATGGTCGGCTTGAAGCAGCAGGACCCAAGCGGTGTTCATGGGCAGCTCTCGATCGCCATGGCGAACGCGGCGGGAAATCAGGGCAGCATGTCGACGACCCTTTACGGCCTGACCCCGACAAACGCCGCCATCGTTGGCACAGAGGCGACGATCCGGTTCGGGTCCGAATTCAACCTCCCGGGCCCGTTCGAACTCATCTCGGCGAATGGTTCGGCAAGCCTGCATTATGCGGAACCCGCCGGTCGCCATTTCGAAGGCCTGTATTTCGAAGCGGCAGAGGTCGCGCGCTGCATCGCGGAAGGCCACATGGAAGCCGGTCAAAGACCGTTAGCCGCAACTTTGGAGATGATGCGCATGCTCGACGAGATCAGGCGCGTGCTTGATATCTCTTGGTCACAGTGA
- a CDS encoding carboxymuconolactone decarboxylase family protein, translating to MANADLPVLKAANNLVAAAYTDQRHLSRATKELIFINSLTALRAPKGQIASHIRVALDLGISPIEILEAIEIVLPEAGIVAFQHGFEVWAEIVGAEAIEPTISVHDSEK from the coding sequence ATGGCAAATGCCGACCTGCCTGTGCTGAAGGCCGCAAACAACCTTGTTGCCGCGGCCTATACGGATCAGCGCCATCTGAGCAGAGCCACGAAAGAGTTGATTTTTATCAATAGCCTGACCGCTCTTCGCGCACCCAAGGGACAAATCGCAAGCCATATACGCGTGGCTCTGGACCTCGGCATATCACCGATAGAGATTCTGGAGGCGATAGAGATTGTTTTGCCGGAAGCTGGTATCGTTGCCTTCCAGCACGGGTTCGAGGTTTGGGCTGAGATCGTGGGGGCAGAGGCCATTGAACCGACAATCTCAGTTCATGATTCTGAAAAATAG
- a CDS encoding NAD-dependent succinate-semialdehyde dehydrogenase, with protein MLHLSRADLLINDAFIAGEWISLSNRFAIKNPSTGEVLAEVADCSRQHARHAIDAAAVAQKEWAARTGKERAEILRRWFDLLIVHADDLAAILTAEMGKPLPEAKGEVLYGANFIEWFAEEAKRVYGETIPGHQRDKRIMVIRQPVGVVGAITPWNFPNAMITRKAAPALAAGCAMVVKPAAETPLSALALAKLGQEAGLPSGLFSVLPATDSAGIGLEFSENPKMRKISFTGSTNVGRILMRQGADQIKKLSLELGGNAPFIVFDDADLDAAVEGAILSKFRNAGQTCVCTNRIYVQDAIYETFIERLAAAVDALPVGDGFAEGTAIGPLISDTALDKVCHHISDAESKGAKAIVGGDRHALGGTFFQPTVLRDVTADMVVAREETFGPLAPVFRFSTEEEVLTAANDTEFGLASYFYSRDLSRIWRMMERLEYGMVGVNTGLISTEVAPFGGIKQSGLGREGSRHGIEDYVELKYCCLSV; from the coding sequence ATGCTGCACCTGTCCCGTGCCGATCTGCTGATCAATGACGCCTTTATCGCCGGCGAATGGATCAGTTTATCAAACCGTTTTGCGATAAAGAATCCTTCGACAGGAGAAGTGCTTGCGGAGGTGGCGGATTGCTCAAGGCAGCACGCTCGGCACGCGATTGACGCTGCCGCTGTCGCACAAAAGGAATGGGCTGCCCGGACCGGTAAGGAGCGCGCAGAAATTCTGCGCCGCTGGTTCGATCTGTTGATTGTTCACGCCGACGATCTCGCGGCAATTCTGACTGCAGAGATGGGAAAGCCCCTGCCTGAAGCCAAGGGCGAAGTTCTTTACGGAGCCAACTTCATCGAATGGTTCGCGGAGGAGGCAAAGCGCGTTTACGGTGAAACAATCCCCGGACACCAGCGTGACAAGCGCATCATGGTTATCAGGCAGCCAGTTGGCGTTGTCGGAGCCATCACGCCCTGGAACTTTCCCAATGCCATGATTACTCGAAAGGCTGCGCCCGCTTTGGCCGCAGGCTGTGCCATGGTGGTGAAACCGGCAGCAGAGACGCCGCTTTCGGCACTGGCACTGGCCAAGCTCGGACAGGAAGCCGGGCTTCCTTCCGGTCTCTTTTCAGTATTACCCGCAACGGACAGCGCCGGTATCGGGTTGGAGTTCAGCGAAAACCCCAAGATGCGCAAGATCAGTTTTACCGGCTCGACAAATGTCGGCCGCATTCTGATGCGTCAGGGAGCGGATCAGATCAAGAAGCTTTCCCTGGAACTGGGCGGGAATGCGCCTTTCATCGTGTTTGACGATGCGGATTTGGATGCGGCGGTTGAGGGAGCAATCCTGTCCAAGTTCCGCAATGCCGGTCAGACCTGTGTCTGCACCAACCGGATTTACGTGCAGGACGCGATCTATGAAACCTTCATCGAGAGGTTGGCTGCTGCAGTGGACGCACTTCCGGTTGGTGACGGTTTTGCCGAAGGCACCGCGATTGGCCCGCTCATCAGCGATACCGCCCTGGACAAGGTATGTCACCATATCTCTGATGCCGAGTCCAAGGGGGCGAAGGCAATTGTGGGTGGTGATCGGCACGCATTGGGTGGAACCTTCTTTCAACCCACCGTGCTGCGTGATGTTACCGCCGATATGGTGGTCGCCCGCGAGGAAACTTTCGGCCCTCTGGCTCCGGTATTTAGATTCTCTACCGAGGAAGAGGTGCTGACTGCAGCGAATGACACCGAATTCGGATTGGCTTCCTATTTCTATAGCCGAGACCTGTCTCGTATCTGGCGAATGATGGAAAGGCTCGAATATGGCATGGTGGGAGTCAATACCGGGTTGATTTCGACCGAGGTCGCGCCTTTTGGCGGGATCAAGCAATCCGGCCTTGGCCGCGAGGGATCGCGTCATGGTATCGAGGATTATGTCGAGCTCAAATATTGCTGCTTATCTGTCTGA
- a CDS encoding BCCT family transporter has product MAQDTGAPPKDRMVSDKGPFKGLHNGMSIASKAMVAAFVVFTVLNVELAGKLYGSIRSWVESALNWYYISSVVVLFFICLFLMFSRFGSIRLGDDDSRPEFSNFSWFAMLFSASVSIGIMFFGVAEPLFYFDNSAGWGYPNNPFADRLGHTGLTPERAVDAVRVTNFHWGLHGWAIYTITGLCLGYFAFRKKLPLTFRSALYPILGDRIYGPAGHAVDLLAIFGTVFGIATSLGLGATQMAQGMNVLFGVDSGILTQVLLVLGVSVVATLSAVSGIGRGIKILSEWNIILTIALILFFLFAGPTQWLVGFFLNSLGAYVTHFVPMGFWTASEPGDAAWQGGWTIFYWGWWLSWAPFVGMFIARISKGRTIREFMFGAMLVPTAMAFIWISIFGGNALFIEMNAVDGVGTAGLIEMVNNWNLGGTLFGTIDGLAGGGALTWVISALATLLLATWFITSSDSGTLVVTTILSMGNPHPPKRYRIIWGGAQALVAAVLLMAGGLGALQTASIAAALPTSILVVLMAVGVLKSLMEDPSAEIAHGGFAPDGTALDDDLRG; this is encoded by the coding sequence ATGGCACAGGACACCGGGGCTCCGCCCAAAGACCGGATGGTTTCGGACAAGGGACCCTTCAAAGGCTTGCACAATGGCATGAGCATCGCATCCAAGGCGATGGTTGCGGCATTCGTCGTTTTCACCGTCCTCAATGTCGAACTGGCGGGAAAGCTATACGGCTCGATCCGCTCCTGGGTCGAGAGCGCACTGAACTGGTATTATATCAGCTCGGTCGTCGTCCTGTTCTTCATCTGCCTGTTTCTGATGTTCAGTCGCTTTGGCTCGATCCGATTGGGCGATGACGACAGCCGCCCCGAGTTCAGCAATTTTTCATGGTTCGCGATGCTGTTTTCCGCTTCGGTGTCGATCGGCATCATGTTCTTCGGCGTGGCCGAGCCACTGTTCTATTTCGACAATTCGGCAGGGTGGGGCTATCCCAACAATCCCTTTGCAGACAGGCTGGGTCATACCGGGCTGACGCCCGAGCGCGCGGTTGACGCGGTAAGGGTAACCAATTTCCACTGGGGTCTGCATGGCTGGGCGATCTATACGATCACCGGGCTATGCTTGGGCTATTTCGCCTTTCGCAAGAAACTGCCGCTGACCTTCCGCTCCGCGCTCTACCCGATCCTTGGCGACCGGATCTATGGCCCGGCCGGGCATGCGGTGGATCTGCTGGCGATTTTCGGCACAGTTTTCGGCATTGCGACCTCACTCGGCCTGGGAGCAACCCAAATGGCGCAGGGCATGAATGTATTGTTCGGCGTCGATTCAGGAATATTGACGCAGGTCTTATTGGTCCTGGGGGTTTCCGTCGTTGCTACCTTGAGCGCGGTGTCCGGTATTGGCCGGGGAATCAAGATCCTGTCGGAATGGAACATCATCCTGACGATCGCGCTGATCCTGTTCTTCCTTTTCGCAGGGCCTACCCAATGGCTTGTCGGTTTCTTCCTGAATTCGCTCGGAGCCTATGTGACGCATTTCGTGCCGATGGGGTTCTGGACGGCTTCCGAGCCCGGTGATGCCGCCTGGCAGGGCGGCTGGACCATCTTCTATTGGGGGTGGTGGCTGAGCTGGGCGCCTTTCGTCGGCATGTTCATTGCCCGGATCTCGAAGGGCCGCACCATTCGTGAATTCATGTTTGGCGCCATGTTGGTTCCGACCGCGATGGCCTTCATCTGGATATCGATCTTTGGCGGCAACGCGCTGTTTATCGAGATGAATGCGGTGGATGGTGTCGGCACCGCCGGGCTGATCGAGATGGTCAACAACTGGAATCTGGGTGGCACGCTGTTCGGGACCATTGACGGATTGGCAGGCGGGGGTGCCCTGACCTGGGTCATATCCGCTTTGGCGACTTTGCTGCTTGCAACCTGGTTCATCACCAGCTCGGATTCCGGAACGCTCGTCGTGACGACGATACTTTCCATGGGCAATCCGCATCCGCCAAAGCGGTACCGCATCATCTGGGGAGGGGCGCAGGCACTTGTCGCTGCCGTGTTGCTGATGGCAGGTGGATTGGGAGCGCTGCAAACTGCATCCATTGCCGCAGCCCTGCCGACCTCGATTCTCGTGGTGCTCATGGCTGTCGGGGTTCTGAAATCATTGATGGAGGATCCGAGCGCCGAGATCGCTCATGGTGGTTTTGCGCCGGACGGTACGGCGCTTGATGACGATCTGCGCGGTTAA
- a CDS encoding aldehyde dehydrogenase, producing the protein MQKFQHYIGGEFSGGGAQFESIDPATGRPWALMPEARVDDVNRAVEAAERALFSPEWSGMAASQRGRLLYRLADLVAENAGRLAELETRDTGKIIRETSAQIAYVAEYYRYYAGLADKIEGTHLPVDKPDMEVWLRREPIGVVAAIVPWNSQLFLSAVKIGPALAAGCTVVLKASEDAPAPMLEFARIFDQAGFPRGVLNVITGFGDQCGSVLTSHPKVNHVAFTGGPSTARHIVRNSAENLASTSLELGGKSPFIVFEDADLESAVNAQIAGIFAATGQSCVAGSRLVVQNSIKEEFLARLKEKAEKIVIGAPDDMVTEIGPLCTQRQRDHAAELIATSVRQGARIVTGGAISKGEGFYFPPTILDCSDAPEAPAVTSEFFAPVLSVLEFDTEAEALEIANNTAFGLASGLFTRDLTRAHRMIRGIRAGIVWVNTYRAVSPIVPFGGHGLSGHGREGGLQAALDYTRVKSVWLRTSDEPIPDPFIMR; encoded by the coding sequence ATGCAGAAATTCCAGCACTATATCGGCGGCGAATTTTCCGGCGGCGGCGCCCAGTTCGAAAGCATCGATCCCGCGACAGGACGTCCGTGGGCGCTGATGCCGGAGGCCCGTGTTGATGACGTAAACCGCGCGGTTGAGGCGGCGGAGCGTGCCCTGTTCTCACCCGAATGGTCGGGAATGGCAGCAAGTCAGCGTGGCAGGTTGCTGTATCGTCTGGCGGACCTGGTGGCCGAGAATGCCGGGCGACTGGCAGAGCTTGAAACCCGCGACACCGGCAAGATCATTCGCGAGACCAGTGCCCAGATTGCTTATGTCGCGGAATATTACCGCTATTATGCCGGTCTCGCCGACAAGATCGAAGGGACGCATCTGCCCGTGGACAAACCCGACATGGAGGTCTGGCTGCGCCGCGAACCGATCGGAGTTGTTGCCGCCATTGTGCCATGGAATTCGCAGCTTTTTCTTTCCGCCGTGAAGATCGGCCCGGCATTGGCCGCGGGATGCACCGTGGTGCTGAAAGCCTCAGAGGACGCTCCAGCGCCAATGCTGGAATTTGCCCGCATCTTCGATCAGGCGGGATTTCCCAGGGGGGTACTCAATGTCATCACCGGCTTCGGCGATCAATGCGGTTCGGTGCTGACCAGCCATCCCAAGGTGAACCATGTCGCCTTTACCGGTGGTCCCTCGACCGCCCGCCATATCGTGAGGAATTCAGCGGAAAACCTTGCCTCGACCTCGCTGGAACTGGGTGGGAAGTCGCCCTTCATCGTCTTCGAGGATGCCGATCTGGAAAGCGCCGTGAACGCCCAGATCGCGGGCATCTTCGCGGCGACCGGGCAAAGCTGTGTCGCGGGGTCGCGCCTCGTGGTGCAGAATTCGATCAAGGAAGAATTCCTGGCCCGGTTGAAGGAAAAAGCTGAAAAGATCGTGATCGGAGCGCCGGATGATATGGTGACCGAGATCGGCCCGCTTTGCACGCAGCGTCAACGCGATCATGCTGCAGAACTGATCGCGACATCGGTGAGGCAAGGTGCCCGGATTGTAACTGGTGGGGCGATATCGAAGGGCGAGGGATTCTATTTCCCGCCGACGATTCTGGATTGCTCGGATGCCCCCGAAGCGCCCGCCGTGACCAGCGAGTTCTTTGCGCCCGTTCTCTCGGTCCTCGAATTCGATACCGAGGCCGAGGCGCTCGAGATTGCCAACAACACCGCATTCGGGCTGGCCTCGGGGTTGTTCACCCGCGATCTGACCCGCGCGCATCGGATGATCCGCGGCATTCGTGCCGGTATCGTCTGGGTCAACACCTATCGGGCAGTAAGTCCCATCGTTCCCTTCGGCGGTCACGGCCTATCCGGGCATGGCCGCGAGGGTGGTTTGCAGGCGGCGCTCGATTACACCCGCGTCAAATCCGTCTGGCTGCGAACCAGCGACGAGCCGATCCCGGATCCATTCATCATGCGCTGA